One segment of Cyprinus carpio isolate SPL01 chromosome B20, ASM1834038v1, whole genome shotgun sequence DNA contains the following:
- the LOC109100693 gene encoding hypoxia-inducible factor 1-alpha-like, which produces MDTGVVTEKKRVSSERRKEKSRDAARSRRGKESEVFYELANQLPLPHNVTSHLDKASIMRLTISYLRMRKLLNSDESEKENEVESQLNSFYLKALEGFLMVLSEDGDMVYLSENVNKSMGLSQFDLTGHSIFEFSHPCDHEELREMLVHRTGSKKTKEQNTERSFFLRMKCTLTSRGRTVNIKSATWKVLHCTGHVRVQECGEVSGDSGFKEPPLTYLVLICEPIPHPSNIEVPLDSKTFLSRHTLDMKFSYCDERITELMGYEPDDLLNRSVYEYYHALDSDHLTKTHHNLFAKGQATTGQYRMLAKKGGFVWVETQATVIYNPKNSQPQCIVCVNYVLSGIVEGDVVLSLQQNMTEPKAEEKENQKMEDEASEVDILKLFKPESLKCPMKSPDLYEKLKEEPEALNVLAPSAGDTIISLDFNNSDSDMQLLKEVPLYNDVMLPSSSEKLPISLSPLTPTDSAPVLTKLDTGAEDFPFSSASDRGPDSTNTPSTSGLGSSGPNSPMDYCFQVDSDINSEFKLDLVEKLFAIDTEAKTPFSSQDMEDLDLEMLAPYIPMDDDFQLRIPSPLDPLPSGPHSVSAMSSLFQPLSSPASPASSSSSTVKQEPSSQGPSPLHLLQEVCNAPVSPFSGSRDVSPARSSTPQNSNQLNKRELSPKMLAIQNAQRKRKLEEVTSLSEAVGLSALLQSVDSAIEPGKRAKVLELKGSSVLGGNKTILILPSDVASRLLCSSLESCSGLPQLTRYDCEVNAPVQDRHHLLQGEELLRALDQVN; this is translated from the exons GGTGAGCTCGGAGCGCAGGAAGGAGAAGTCCAGGGATGCAGCACGATCTCGCAGGGGAAAGGAGTCCGAGGTGTTCTACGAGTTAGCAAACCAGCTCCCCCTGCCACACAATGTCACCTCCCACCTGGACAAAGCCTCCATCATGAGGCTGACCATCAGCTATCTGCGCATGAGGAAGCTGCTCAACTCTG ATGAATCAGAGAAGGAGAATGAGGTGGAGAGTCAGCTGAACAGCTTTTATCTGAAGGCCCTGGAGGGTTTCCTCATGGTCCTGTCTGAAGATGGAGACATGGTTTATCTCTCTGAGAATGTCAACAAGAGCATGGGACTCTCACAG TTTGATCTGACTGGTCACAGCATCTTTGAATTTTCACACCCATGTGACCATGAGGAGCTGAGAGAGATGCTGGTCCACAGGACAG GATCCAAAAAGACCAAGGAACAAAACACAGAGCGCAGCTTCTTCCTGCGCATGAAGTGCACACTCACTAGCAGAGGTCGCACTGTCAATATCAAGTCTGCTACGTGGAAG GTTCTTCACTGCACTGGTCATGTGCGTGTGCAGGAGTGCGGCGAGGTTTCGGGAGACTCTGGCTTTAAAGAGCCTCCTCTGACCTACCTTGTGCTCATCTGTGAGCCCATTCCTCATCCCTCGAACATCGAGGTGCCTCTGGACAGCAAGACCTTCCTTAGCCGCCACACTCTGGACATGAAGTTTTCGTACTGTGATGAAAG GATCACAGAGCTGATGGGATATGAGCCAGATGATCTGCTGAACAGGTCTGTGTACGAATACTATCATGCCCTGGATTCAGATCACCTTACCAAGACACATCACAACT TGTTTGCAAAGGGCCAGGCCACCACAGGCCAGTACCGCATGCTGGCTAAGAAAGGTGGTTTTGTGTGGGTGGAGACTCAGGCCACCGTTATCTACAACCCCAAGAATTCTCAGCCACAGTGCATTGTGTGCGTCAACTATGTTCTCAG TGGCATTGTGGAGGGGGATGTTGTCCTGTCCTTGCAGCAGAACATGACTGAGCCCAAGGCTGAGGAGAAAGAGAACCAGAAGATGGAAGATGAGGCCTCTGAGGTGGACATACTCAAACTCTTCAAGCCAGAAAGCCTCAAGTGTCCCATGAAGAGCCCTGACCTGTATGAGAAGCTGAAAGAGGAGCCCGAGGCTCTCAATGTGTTGGCACCTTCTGCAGGAGACACCATCATCTCTCTGGACTTCAACAACTCAG ATTCTGACATGCAGCTGCTGAAGGAGGTGCCCCTCTACAATGATGTCATGCTGCCCTCCAGCAGCGAGAAGCTGCCCATCAGTCTGTCTCCTCTGACGCCCACCGACTCCGCCCCAGTTCTGACCAAACTAGACACCGGAGCGGAGGACTTCCCTTTCAGCTCTGCCTCTGATCGTGGTCCAGACTCCACAAACACACCTTCCACATCTGGACTGGGCTCCTCGGGG cCTAACAGTCCCATGGATTACTGTTTCCAAGTAGACTCAGACATCAATTCTGAATTCAAACTGGACCTGGTTGAGAAACTGTTTGCTATCGATACCGAGGCAAAGACCCCTTTTAGCTCCCAG GACATGGAGGATCTTGACCTAGAGATGCTGGCTCCATACATCCCAATGGATGATGACTTCCAGCTGCGCATCCCCTCTCCGCTGGATCCGCTCCCCTCTGGCCCTCACTCTGTGTCAGCCATGAGCTCCCTGTTCCAGCCCTTATCCTCCCCTGCATCTCCAGCCTCTTCCTCCAGCAGCACAGTGAAACAGGAGCCGTCATCTCAGGGCCCTTCGCCCTTGCACCTGCTGCAGGAGGTGTGCAATGCCCCTGTCTCACCCTTCAGTGGCAGTCGGGACGTTTCCCCTGCTCGGTCCTCCACCCCACAGAACAGCAATCAGCTCAACAAGAG AGAGCTGTCTCCAAAGATGTTGGCTATCCAGAACGCCCAACGCAAGAGGAAGCtggaggaagtgacatcactttCTGAGGCTGTTGGACTG AGTGCTTTACTTCAGAGTGTGGACAGTGCTATAGAGCCTGGAAAGAGGGCAAAGGTTTTAGAGCTTAAAGGATCGAGTGTGCTTGGAGGAAACAAAACCATTCTCATACTGCCCTCTG ATGTGGCCAGTCGTCTGTTGTGCAGTTCTTTAGAGAGCTGCAGTGGGCTGCCTCAGCTAACACGTTACGACTGCGAAGTCAACGCTCCCGTGCAGGACCGCCATCATCTGCTGCAGGGAGAGGAGCTCCTGCGTGCTCTGGACCAAGTCAACTGA